In the genome of Caenorhabditis elegans chromosome IV, the window GAGCATCATTTGTGGAACTTGATAactgattaaaaataaaatgccaGCAGTTCGGGGAGTGGATTGGAACAGGGATCGTACCAGTATCGTCTGtgagtggaaaatttttttgaaaagcctCAAATGTCCAGATAAACTCGTTGAAGACAGGAAaggttttgcaaatttttcacaaaatcataaatgaaaactttaaGAAAGAACTAAACATTAACAGGCAATATGAAGAGACCAGATCAAttgaaagattgaaaaatgtgatacaCTCACATGAATCTAAACTTgtaattgttttgtttaaaagaTAAACTAATGTTTTCAGTAGACATTGAataattacaataaaaattaagatatTTGAGGCATCCACGAGGAAAATGGCATTGTATTTTGTTGACGatcatttttctctttctgtGCCCGAAGTCTTGGATCTGATACGGCATTCCCTCCAGCGCCCAGCAATGAGCTGAAAGCATCAAACTGTTTGGCGATTGCTTTGGCTCTTCTTGGATCATTGGCAGCTATACGATCAGGGTTCTCAACATTTGAGTACGGAAGTCGCCTTTGAACACGAACTAGTCCCCAAGTGACTTGCACTGTTTGTGGTATGACTGCTACACGATTCGATGATCCAAACATGCTGGAATAGTTGGACGGAGGAGGCGAGGCTGGAGAATCGTCGACCACGTTGTTCCGAGGACTTGATATGAGCTTTTCGCCATTGGCCATCTTGTTAAGCattgcctgaaaaataaatattgttaAATGAAAGCTTTCTCAATATTCTTACCTCTAAATTGAATCCTTGTGGTGATGCAGTATGTCGTTCTTGAGAGACTATTTGCGGTGGCTGAACTAATCCAGGCTGCTGAAGATGTGGATGTTGAATTGGAACTGGATGCATAGGCCTCATTAGTTGTGGTTGCTGTTGATGCATTATAGGAGGAGTTTGAGTACTCAGCCTAGGTGGCTCAATTGTTCGTGGCGGTGGAAGTCCTTGAACTTGTTCGGGCCGTGGCCCTTGATTGAAATATCCTCCAGCTGCTGGAGCAACAGGGTATTGCTGATGTATTGGAATTCCTGGTCCAGGGTTTCGTTGAATGGTTGGCACAACAACTGCTGGTGGTGGAAGTTGACTTGGATGAGATGCTTGAGGGATCGGAGCATGTATCACAGGCGTTGCGTGGGGTGGAGATGAACCATTCATATTAGGgcctgaacatttttgaataattattatGGAAAAGTGATTTCGATTTTCTGCTTACCTCCAGGGAGGAGAACTCTCCTTCTTGGCATTACTTGTGCAGCTGCAGCGGCAGCAGCAGCATTTGCCACTGGATTCTGTCTGTATGTTTGAGCCTGCTGCGCTTGATGAGCCTGCCGGGCTTCTTCGTCTGCTAGAATCTTCTCAATGATTGGTCGGGTATAGTCCGTCAGGGGAACGTGAGAAAATCTACATGGATCATGGTTGCATTGTCCTTTGTGGAAGGATTTGCATGGGAATTCTCCATGGAGCATAAGACATTGTAGACCCTGAACAAGAATtagtattttaaaatgaaaagttggtttttttttctgaaactaacctttttacaaaaactatTAGCATAAAAGTTGCACAGAACAGGCCGTCTCAGTGAATCTTCGGCTTGGTGAGAGTACAAACAATTGTCACCGTCTCTACAATAACCTTCTCGGAAAAACTTGCAGATCTGATGTTCTGTTTGAAATCTTGGCTTCGCTCCATTCCGGAAGCCACCCCGGAATCCTCCTCGTCCTCCATAGTATGGCCGTTTTGATCTCGGGTCAAAGTCTCCGTCGTCGTGGGAAGGGGATAAGCGTCTCCGCCGATTTACACGATAATCAGTATCACTGAATGGTTCTTCTTCTGACGAAGCTGCTGCTCCGCTACGATAGTCTTTATCTCCACcgaaataatctgaaaattattaaatttctcCTTTTCAGCACTCGAAAATTATTCCCATTTATTAATGCgtcaataaaaaacaagagaGGTTACACTCTAAATTTCGTAGAATAAACAGTTGCCGGGATAATTATCGGATCGGATAAATTTAATTCACAAATCAGACGttagactttcaaaaaattcagagaaacaTTTACCATTTCCATCCGGAGCATCATTGTGAGATCCAAACGGATCCGGATCTCGCTCTCTCGGAGGACTATTCCCTTCAAACCGCCTGACTCGTTCTCGTGAATCCCGACCACTTGTTTTCTCAGGATGTGCTGGAGCAATATGAGCACCTGGAGCTGATTCTGATGATTTGGAGGGCACTGCTTTTACAgattcatcttcatcatcacaTATTTCACCGTCCTCAGGAAGTTCACCATCTTCGAAATCGtctttattttcattttgagatATGATGTCCGTCATGATCTAGAATAATTGTAATGATTGGATTTATACCCGGTTTTACggattttcataataaaaagttAAAGCGGTGTTCACTTCTCAAGCTCTAATAAAAAGcaagaaaagaaataaaaagataatgaaaattcatgttttcctCCGTGATTCCCTTTTCCGGATCTTTGTGATTATTTACATATTTCAGTTcgttctctcaattttcaagtcaCAGTTGCAGTGGGAGGAGCATTCTCATGTTGTCTACGATAGAAACGGCATGAGCGCCCATTGGTCGCGCAGACTCCGCCCATAATGTAGGAAATTTGAACAGAGTTTTGGGatgaattttttctcgaattaaaaatcaactatttcgaaaagctttaaaacataaaaatgtaTAGCTTCTTGGAATCTTGAACGTTGGAATTTCAGTCTAGAATGCTCAAATCTGGAACTCAAACAAACCGTCTTTTCATATCAATaacttcagtttttcagttgCTTTTAAATTCTTCGAACTATTTCAGATCAATGTTGATCTTTCAAACTcgttaaaattcaattaaccaatttttcgtcattttttctccaattatGCTTAACTTTTTGTTACCATTTGGAAACTATTCTTGTATGTTAGAAAAAGGATTGATGATGACGAAAACCACAGAAAGAATGTATACAGCAAGCGCGTTGTCATACTGCTGCTATTCGCTCAAGTGACTATCGCAACCCGTCAAAATCGACCACGAGGGAGAAGGGAAGAGTGGAAAGAGAGGCCCCCGTCATTTCTCTCTCTCAGCGCAAACAACTCTACTAATCGGCAGCGTCTCTTCAGTTTACACACTCTAACATTGAATATCGATCAAGGGAAATGGGCTTACGAATACGAATTTCGTTACGAAACACGTTTTGGGCTAGGCGCGTTACAAGGAAAATAATATCTAAAGAAATTGAACGTAGCGTggcaaatttaacaaaaactggaaatagCTAGACtaattcacctaaaattagcaaattttttcgaaacaatcGAATTTGACACTAGATTAAATTTCCAACGTTCATTTTTCCGAGCGATTACCAGCTTTATTGAGCTTTGAATATTTATCAAATacctccaattttcagaatatttcagagtataatttcttcaaattctctTCACCTTCTctgcaattaattttcaaggGATTGCACACGTTTTTCTGGCTTTTACATAAGCTTTCGCCCAGTCGGATCATTTAATTTTACTCCCATATTCTTTTTCGCCAAATTCACCTAAAATGTTTGTTAGAAGTTTGTGccacaaaaaagaaacagaaaatgagTATATGAATTCTCCGGAGTGCCGTCGTGGCGGACACCAGCAttaatgttttcgaaaatcacACGAGACGACTTGCAAGCGAAGCAAACCGCGCGTCTGAAGACCGTGACGCAGCCGCTCCGCAGTGTAAAACCAGtcagagacgcagacattgCTCTCATGTCCCGGTGGGACAGAGGAGTACGGTAACACTCGTTTCACGTGTgttatttttactttatttttttccaaattgccaactgttcgatttttcaagcttCTGAACAATTTAAGAATAAATAAATCGAATcagggaaaatcgatttttacagaaaatcacGACGGGTTAAGTCCATGAGTTTTCATGACGATTCACACATCTTATCACAGCTTGGAagtgagtttcaaaattgtttgtttacaaacgaaataaattatctgaaattatagTTCTCGACTCACACGAACGGAGCCCAAAACGAGAAACAACCTCTTCAGtggcggaaaaaaaatttgtggatgTAAAACTAACAGCTTCAATGtcagatgatgatgaggaCGATGACGAAGATTTGGTTTTTGATAGGGTATCACGTTTGTATCGAAAGCTTTTCCACAACgataaattgaataatttgcAGAATAACTTACTTTCATCGAATAAACGCCAAAATGCATCATTGATACGGGGGAGAGCCGACAACCAAACGATTCGATTACTTATTTTGTTACTACTATTTTTAATTGCTGGACTTGTCAGTTCTTCCACTACTTTGTCAGTATGTTCAGTTCGTCACGAAGTCATTGCTTGTCTTTGGACTTGTATAGGAATGTTCTGTGGAGCATGGTCGAGTAAGTATATTTCCGATCAAACAAACTTTTattgtaaattaatttttcagcaaaactcACTTCAGCTCGGTCGAATCTGATGCTCTTTCTGCTATCAGCGTTGCTCACTTTACTCGTAAATCTTTTCCTTGCATTCAACTTTGCATTTCTGTTCGCGGTCCGTGGATTTTTTGTCGGTGCAACTTTATATGGCGGAGCTCTCATTTGGTTCGCGTTTTGGAGAAAACAACTGAGGAAATTTCTTATactacttttatttttctcagccGGAGGACTTTTGGCAATGACTTTGAAAACAACTGCATTTAATGGTGAGATCTCCCGAAAAATATTATCGCATAAAATTACTATTAAATTTGGATAAAATATATGCATATCAAAAGATAGTTTGAAAAGTCAATTGCaacttttgcactttttttttaaacataaatcacttttataaaataattacaGATGCAACAAACAGTCTTGCAGACATGAGCATTGTTTCAAGATCCATTCAGAATACAGTTTCCCGTCTTAAAAGAGCATCTGATGATGAGAAAACTCTTTTACCATTCGTTGCAGCAGTAATTGATAATTCAACACAAGCTGCAAATGTTACAGATGATTCCATCgtgaaaaagttattttttcaaaatctaaaaattaaaattatttaatattcTATGTTTCAGACCCGAAGTGGCAACTGGAACCgtgcaaaagttgaaaacaaaaactgagataaatgtcgaaaaagaaaaagaagtcgaagagaaaaagaaagattcCGAATCAGAATTAGTTCAAGTTATCGATGGAAGTACTGGAAATTCCACTGGAAGTACTGTAGAAACTACGCCATCAACATCTA includes:
- the T26A8.4 gene encoding C3H1-type domain-containing protein (Confirmed by transcript evidence); translated protein: MTDIISQNENKDDFEDGELPEDGEICDDEDESVKAVPSKSSESAPGAHIAPAHPEKTSGRDSRERVRRFEGNSPPRERDPDPFGSHNDAPDGNDYFGGDKDYRSGAAASSEEEPFSDTDYRVNRRRRLSPSHDDGDFDPRSKRPYYGGRGGFRGGFRNGAKPRFQTEHQICKFFREGYCRDGDNCLYSHQAEDSLRRPVLCNFYANSFCKKGLQCLMLHGEFPCKSFHKGQCNHDPCRFSHVPLTDYTRPIIEKILADEEARQAHQAQQAQTYRQNPVANAAAAAAAAQVMPRRRVLLPGGPNMNGSSPPHATPVIHAPIPQASHPSQLPPPAVVVPTIQRNPGPGIPIHQQYPVAPAAGGYFNQGPRPEQVQGLPPPRTIEPPRLSTQTPPIMHQQQPQLMRPMHPVPIQHPHLQQPGLVQPPQIVSQERHTASPQGFNLEAMLNKMANGEKLISSPRNNVVDDSPASPPPSNYSSMFGSSNRVAVIPQTVQVTWGLVRVQRRLPYSNVENPDRIAANDPRRAKAIAKQFDAFSSLLGAGGNAVSDPRLRAQKEKNDRQQNTMPFSSWMPQIS